The nucleotide sequence CACCATTGTCCCTCTCTGGGCAGGGTTTCCGTCCAGGCCACCTCATAGGCGACCAGCCGGCCCTCTAACTAGCTGGTCTTGGGGCAGGCGCCTGTTCCTGGTTCAGTGTGTGATGGCCAGGGCGTGGGCCACAGGTTCTGAGCAGGGCCACCTGTAGGTAAGGGGTGGCCCAGGTGGGTTTCCCCAACAGGGAAGGCCGTCCCCTCGGGGGAGGGTGTGGTGGGCGCTGGGACTGGATGCTCTGTGAGCAGGGCATGGCTCTGCCCTCTCTCGGAACAGGCCTTTTCAAGTCCAGTGTGAACACAGCTCGTTGTGCCTCTCACTTCCTCCCTGAGGAAAACCACAGAGAGGCACTCAGCTGCACCCACATGGGAAACCACACGGAGCAGCGACTTCCCCAAGTCGGATTCGGCCAAAAATACATTTGATTTCCTGCCTCTATGTGATGGTCAAGATTGCCATTTGCTTCCTGAATTTCTAGATCACCGCTGACAAAAGCACGTCAGAACCATTAGTCATCggtgtatttttttctgagaatgatTTACTCATTTTCCCCCTCTCCTCTACTTTGTTCTGCCATCTGGCTACCACTAGTTTTTActgtaaaaatcattttgtttcaccaccattattctttctttcccgTCTCATTTCTACTTCATGAGCAGTTAGTTCTAAATTGTCAGTGGAGAGTAACTGAGGGAAAGTTCTGGGTGCTCTCTTCAGAAGGGCAGAATGTGCATCCGACAGGTGCTTCATAAACGTTTACCGGGTGAAGCGGTTCCACCAAGTCTGTGTTTAGGTCTggcctctctggctctctctttctcaggCTGTTGTGAATCATCTTGGCATGAAGCAACACTAtgcatttttaagataatttctgTTTCCCTGGGGTTTGGGGCAGGGAAGTTGAGTGGGCGGCGGACAGCCACATCCGGAGCCACATGCTGCCTGCCAGCTCACTCCTCCTTGGCGAGATCTGCACTGGGGAGGGCGGGTGAGCTCTGCCATCTGGTGGGAGAGGCCCCGCTCCCATTCCAGGGGACGTCCCAGGGCTTCCTCAGGAATCCTGAGCTGTTCCTGCTTATTCCCTGGAGACTTGACTCACTCTGGGCCTTCAAGAAGGAGCAGTGAGTCAGCCGGGGCTCCGCTGCTTTCCCACACGGGTTATGTACTGCCCAGTCTACGGATGAGAAAACGGGGCATGACAGGCCTACGCAAACTGTCCACGGTCTACGCGGGGAAGAGTCCACAGTGAGGCCAAGCAGCAAAGCTGGTCAGTCTGACCCTGGAATCTGTGCTCTTCATTATCCTGCCTGGAAGCCAGAGAGGGGTCTGGAAGGCTACACtgcagggggagagggaaggcatttcattttcttctttatataattttatatacgcacatactgtttttaaaaacctaatttaaaaagaGGATAAAACTAAACAGCCACAACACTGCAGAGACAAATCCCAGAGGCTAACTATCCATTCTCGTTACAAATTATTCATTTTCCGCCTTATAAACTGAGACAGTCACTAGGCATCGAGTCTAAGTGACTTTGAAACGTTGGGTACAAATAATACAGAAATCAGTGACCTAAAAAAATGTCTTTCCCCCCTGAATATGATGATTTTACATCTGGAACTAATAGTGTGGAAGGGCCTTGCTCTGTACCTGGTGGGCTCTCCAGATACCCCCGTTGAGGGATTAAATAAATGACTAAGTGGGCCACCTCTACCACAGTCCCTGCCGCTTCTCCGCAGGAGGCGCGCTGCCTCTCTGCGGGGGGAGGGCCCTCCTGGGGGACTGCGCGTTGACTTGTGCCAGCATCATTCCATGCTGCGCAGTTGGGCAACTGTGCGGCTCTTGCCCAAAGCCGGTGTGATTTATTAGAGTCCCTGGAATCCCTGATGAGACACGTTGTGCTGAAAGAATCCTATTACTCATACCTTCCCACTGCTGCCCTCTCCTCAGCACttttttccagtctctctctctctggggcaCCGCACTCCTTCTTCCCAGTCATTATGAGTCCTGCCTGACACATTCCTTTAACTGACAGACGGGCAGATGTGAGAAAAACttcccttctatttttaaaagctgcttcAAGATCCACTATTCTGAGGTTGCTGGTGGCTCTGGTGTTACGGTTTCGTCTGGATAGAATTCTGGTCAACCAGAATGCAGAGGGGCCCAGAGCAGCCGTTTCTAATACAGCTTCTGCTTTGAGAGTTTGTTTCTTAACTTTGAAAATGTTTGAGGCTTGTGAAATACTTGCATGTCCTGGGTGTCTCCTGATCAACAACAAGAAcgaggaaaacacacacacacagacactcacaaaaCCCACTGCTTTGTGGATGTGTAAAATAtaaactgacatttatttttgttttagctcTTAAAATTAACTGTGTAATGAGAGATTTGCTGAAAGACGATGGGGCCTGAAAAAGATGAATGCGAGtagaaaatatctcaataatttgaATTTAAGAGGAAGAGACACGGCGGAATCTGCCTCCCCTACTTCTTCCCACAGCTCCCAGGAGGGGctctggggcagaggggcagccccagggctgTAGGCTACAGGCTGTGTGAGTGCAGGGCtgtcccacagcagccagagcccGCCCTACACTCTCCCTAGTCCCTCTCATACAGGCGCCCATAGAGAGCTGCTGTCACCAGGCCAGAGGACAGTCTACTCTTCCTCAGGAAATAGTGGCCATTCTCCCAGCCAAGCTGGTCAGGGGTTTCCAGGGTCATCCCTGAGGTCAGAAACAGAGGGAAGATGTAGGAAGTACTGAAGTTCCCCCACAGGTGAAACTCAAATATCCCCGTGGCCTCTGTGATCTCCTGCCCGCAGGTGTCAAAGCCAAGACCCCCACACTTGACCAGGGCACACACTTGAACATAGTAAGTGCCATGTACAGTGTGGAGTCCATCAAAGACCCCTAGGGCGTACAGCTCTTTCGACAAAGTGGGCCTCTGGTAAAGTAAATAACAGCAGAGGCCATTTGCACAGACTCGGAGATAGCCTTCCTTTCCCCATACAGGGACCAGGGTGAAATTGTCGTACATCATCTCAGAgtaaaatgtgggaggagcaTTCATGTTCCATTTGGTGGCTGCATCACAATGGACTTCTTGAGCATCCTTTTCACAGTATGGATCACCtgccaagatttttaaaaacttactatgGGATGGGTCCATTTTACCTGTGGCATTCTCTGTACCAACAAGGCCCTGTGGATTCCTGGCTACCTGGGCGATTATAAGATGACCTTTGGAGCTTTCCATGTCATGGTGCCAAAAGGACTTCAGAGGGGTGTATATTCCACTTCCAGTCATCCCCAGAGACGGGTGGTGGATGTTAGCAGCCAGAAAGTTGATGCCAAAGGCAATGGCAAAAGCACTCTGAATCTGAATAGCTGCCAAGAGCGGGAGCTGGTTCATCCAGGCGGCCGGATACACAATGTGCTTCACCTCAGAGTCTCTGAGGAGTTGGATGGCAGGGTTGAAGAACAATATATCAAAGCAAGTGAAGATGCCAACCTTGCCGGCAAAAGGGGTATCGAAAATGATGTGATCTACTTTGAGAGGGGCATCAACCGCTGCCTCGAAGTAGAGGTTGTGTTTTCGGTAGCGGTCAACAAGGGTTCCATTACTGCTGAACACAACATCCGTGTTAAACTGGTATCTTCCATCATTTGGGCACCCTGGGTCACTGCTGTGACAAGGCTGCTTTGTTCCGAGATTGGCCACCAGGAACATCTCTCCCTTGAGGGCCATACAGCTCAGGCGTTGGAGcacctaaagaaaaagaaaggaagaaacaaatagatttttttttaaagattttatttttcctttttctccccaaagcccccctggtacatagttgtatatttttagttgcaggtccttctagttgtggcatgtgggacgccacctcagcatggcctgacgagcggtgccacgtctgtgcccaggatccgaaccagcgaaaccctgggccgctgcagcagagtgcgcgaacttaaccacttggccacggggccggcccccaaatagatttttaaaatcctatcttttgccttataattttaaaatagaaaaatacctgTGTTGCgtccataatatataatataatcaaTAAAAAAAGCAACTACTACTGAAAATGTGCAAAGAATGTGCACAGGTGATTCCTAGAAgaacaaatggccaacaaatatctgagaagatgctcaacCGTATTAGTAATacgaaaatgcaaattaaagtaataatgagatatcacttttcactttcaaaagattggtaaaaatgcaaaagattattCCATCTTTCATTGATCAAAAAGTGGGAAAACAGGCACTCATGTACCATGACCGGGGATGTAAAGTGAAATCACACTCTTTTAAAGGGGAAATTTGGTactctaaaataat is from Equus przewalskii isolate Varuska chromosome 15, EquPr2, whole genome shotgun sequence and encodes:
- the BTD gene encoding biotinidase codes for the protein MPSRCMVCIMSRASSQLAFFLCGCYMAALGVHAGEHYVADHHKAGYYVAAVYEHQSILSPNPLALTSRKEALELMNQNLDIYEQQVMTAAQKGVQIIVFPEDGIHGFNFTRTSIYPFLDFMPSPQLVKWNPCLEPQRFNDTEVLQRLSCMALKGEMFLVANLGTKQPCHSSDPGCPNDGRYQFNTDVVFSSNGTLVDRYRKHNLYFEAAVDAPLKVDHIIFDTPFAGKVGIFTCFDILFFNPAIQLLRDSEVKHIVYPAAWMNQLPLLAAIQIQSAFAIAFGINFLAANIHHPSLGMTGSGIYTPLKSFWHHDMESSKGHLIIAQVARNPQGLVGTENATGKMDPSHSKFLKILAGDPYCEKDAQEVHCDAATKWNMNAPPTFYSEMMYDNFTLVPVWGKEGYLRVCANGLCCYLLYQRPTLSKELYALGVFDGLHTVHGTYYVQVCALVKCGGLGFDTCGQEITEATGIFEFHLWGNFSTSYIFPLFLTSGMTLETPDQLGWENGHYFLRKSRLSSGLVTAALYGRLYERD